From a region of the Dehalobacter sp. genome:
- a CDS encoding insulinase family protein — protein MHRKHVLPNGVRIITEEIDYVRSVAIGIWVGTGSRNETEGYEGISHFIEHMFFKGTGKRSARQLAESLEAVGGQINAFTTKELTCYYAKVLDEDLSLAIDVLSDMFFNSLFDPKEMDKEKNVVIEEIKMYQDSPDELIHDLFSQYVWHKDPLGKPILGMEETIHDLSSEKVSHYLETRYTPDQVVIAVAGKIKHEDIIRQLAMFGEFQRQRTDSIKENPQGTTFRKAIGKDTEQMHLIVGVPGLGQDHEDIYVMHVINSILGGGLSSRLFQEIREQRGLAYSVYSYHSTYVDIGLFAVYAGTSPGNTDEVIKCILDELNKLKKEGLTEEELMKTKAQIKGNLYLGLESVSSRMSRLGKTELSFGEVKTPEEAVEKLEKVTTADVTRVMERLWQKDKISILTLGQKDYNTDFDRMIEEAFAEM, from the coding sequence TTGCATCGAAAACACGTATTGCCTAACGGAGTTCGAATCATCACCGAAGAGATCGATTATGTCCGTTCCGTGGCAATTGGGATCTGGGTCGGAACAGGATCTCGCAACGAAACGGAAGGGTATGAAGGTATTTCTCATTTCATTGAACATATGTTTTTCAAAGGAACCGGAAAACGGAGTGCCCGTCAGCTCGCAGAATCTCTGGAAGCAGTCGGCGGCCAGATTAATGCGTTTACGACCAAGGAGCTTACTTGTTATTATGCCAAAGTACTTGATGAGGACCTCTCACTGGCGATTGATGTCTTAAGTGATATGTTTTTTAACTCTCTTTTTGATCCGAAGGAGATGGATAAAGAAAAAAATGTTGTCATTGAAGAAATTAAAATGTATCAGGATTCTCCGGATGAGCTGATCCATGATCTCTTTTCCCAGTATGTCTGGCATAAAGACCCACTGGGCAAACCCATCCTTGGTATGGAAGAAACCATACACGATTTAAGCAGCGAAAAGGTTTCTCATTACCTGGAGACACGCTATACACCGGACCAGGTCGTCATTGCGGTAGCCGGAAAGATTAAGCATGAGGATATCATCCGCCAGCTGGCCATGTTCGGTGAATTCCAGAGACAAAGAACAGATTCCATCAAGGAAAACCCTCAAGGGACGACCTTCAGAAAAGCGATTGGCAAGGATACCGAGCAGATGCACCTGATCGTGGGGGTGCCGGGGCTCGGACAGGATCATGAGGATATCTATGTGATGCATGTGATCAACAGCATCCTAGGTGGAGGGCTTAGTTCACGTCTTTTTCAGGAAATCAGGGAACAGAGAGGCCTGGCTTATTCCGTCTATTCCTATCACTCCACCTATGTCGATATCGGTCTGTTTGCGGTGTATGCAGGCACGAGCCCTGGGAATACGGATGAAGTCATCAAATGTATCCTCGATGAATTGAATAAATTAAAAAAAGAAGGATTAACTGAAGAGGAGCTCATGAAAACAAAAGCCCAGATCAAGGGCAACCTTTATCTGGGACTGGAATCTGTCAGCAGCAGAATGAGCAGACTCGGCAAAACAGAGCTGTCTTTTGGTGAAGTAAAAACACCGGAAGAGGCAGTTGAAAAACTGGAAAAGGTCACCACGGCCGATGTCACGAGAGTGATGGAGCGTCTCTGGCAGAAAGACAAAATCAGCATCCTCACGTTGGGACAAAAGGATTATAATACAGATTTCGACAGGATGATTGAGGAAGCTTTTGCGGAAATGTGA
- the dapA gene encoding 4-hydroxy-tetrahydrodipicolinate synthase has product MFGSVLTAMVTPFNDKLEIDYPAAAVLARYLAENGTEGIVVAGTTGESPNLTGEEKLKLFTTVKEAVGDTCKVIAGVGTYSTRESIELAEKVSDQLDGIMAVVPYYSKPSQEGLYEHFRAIAAATDRPVMLYNIPGRTVINLLPSTVTKLAEIPNIVCIKEAAGSMDQVSELKKELPSTFAIYSGDDSLTLPMLSLGGAGIVSVASHLIGTQMQKMVAAFKANDMEKALKWHLLLFPIFKGMFVATNPVPVKYLLNEVGIKAGGYRLPIVGPTQTEQAFLKELLTNIRNLPEEV; this is encoded by the coding sequence ATGTTTGGCAGCGTTTTAACCGCTATGGTCACACCATTTAACGATAAGCTGGAGATTGATTATCCTGCAGCCGCAGTGCTGGCCAGATATTTGGCTGAAAACGGCACAGAAGGGATCGTCGTAGCCGGAACAACCGGTGAGAGCCCTAATCTAACCGGTGAAGAAAAGCTTAAGCTTTTTACGACAGTGAAAGAAGCGGTTGGGGATACGTGTAAAGTCATTGCAGGTGTGGGTACCTATTCCACTCGAGAGAGCATTGAACTTGCCGAAAAAGTCTCAGATCAGCTCGATGGCATTATGGCAGTGGTTCCGTATTACAGCAAACCTTCCCAGGAAGGTCTTTATGAGCATTTTAGAGCCATCGCAGCGGCCACAGACCGGCCGGTGATGCTTTATAACATACCAGGAAGGACAGTCATCAATCTTCTTCCTTCCACAGTCACCAAACTAGCTGAAATTCCGAATATCGTCTGTATTAAAGAAGCAGCAGGATCGATGGACCAGGTCAGTGAACTGAAAAAGGAACTGCCTTCGACCTTTGCGATTTATTCGGGCGATGATTCACTGACCTTGCCGATGCTGTCTTTAGGCGGGGCAGGGATCGTAAGTGTCGCTTCTCATTTGATCGGTACCCAGATGCAAAAAATGGTTGCTGCGTTTAAGGCCAACGATATGGAGAAAGCTTTAAAATGGCATCTGCTGCTGTTCCCAATCTTTAAAGGAATGTTCGTGGCAACAAATCCAGTGCCGGTGAAGTATCTGCTAAATGAAGTCGGTATCAAAGCTGGAGGCTACCGGTTGCCCATCGTTGGCCCGACCCAGACGGAACAGGCTTTCTTAAAAGAATTGCTCACGAATATCCGGAATCTGCCTGAAGAGGTCTGA
- the dapG gene encoding aspartate kinase — MRILVQKFGGTSLANPERRAQVAAKVSEAINQGYSPVVVVSAIGRSGDPYATDTLIKMVSSIYSEVPKREMDLLLSCGEIISGSIMVSTLQGLGLEAVLLTGGQAGIITNSSFGDARIVRIEPENILEQLKEGKVVVITGFQGMTENGQITTLGRGGSDTTACSIGVALNAEAIDIYTDVEGIMTADPRIVQDAKILDVITYNDICHLAHQGAKVIHPRAVEIAMQKNIPLRVKCTFSDAPGTLVTNVQPDLAEGSDMIGDRIITGIAHTPNVTQIKIHIQEEENKPKAITKIFKGMALADISVDFISVQPETVLYTVRDELAKKAVNILKNLGFNPESAPGCAKIALVGGGIADVPGVMANMAEALAESDIEILQSADSHTTIWVLVRKEHMVPAVQSLHKKFELGI, encoded by the coding sequence TTGCGTATATTGGTTCAAAAATTTGGCGGAACTTCCCTAGCCAATCCGGAAAGAAGAGCGCAGGTCGCGGCTAAGGTTTCCGAGGCTATTAATCAAGGATATTCGCCTGTAGTTGTTGTTTCTGCAATCGGGCGTTCGGGAGATCCCTATGCGACCGATACGCTGATTAAGATGGTTTCAAGCATTTATTCCGAAGTGCCCAAAAGAGAAATGGATTTACTCTTAAGTTGCGGGGAAATCATTTCCGGCAGCATTATGGTTAGCACGCTGCAGGGTCTCGGGTTGGAAGCTGTTCTTTTAACGGGTGGACAGGCCGGCATTATCACCAACAGCAGTTTTGGCGATGCAAGAATTGTCAGAATCGAACCGGAAAATATCCTGGAGCAACTGAAAGAAGGTAAGGTTGTCGTCATTACGGGCTTCCAGGGCATGACCGAAAACGGACAAATTACAACCCTGGGCAGAGGTGGCAGCGATACGACGGCCTGTTCGATTGGCGTCGCACTAAATGCTGAAGCAATCGATATTTATACGGACGTCGAAGGTATTATGACCGCAGACCCCCGGATCGTCCAGGATGCCAAAATACTTGACGTGATCACCTATAATGATATCTGCCATCTGGCGCATCAGGGAGCCAAAGTCATCCATCCGCGCGCCGTGGAAATTGCGATGCAGAAGAATATCCCACTGCGGGTAAAATGTACGTTTTCCGATGCTCCAGGAACGCTGGTCACCAATGTTCAGCCCGACCTCGCGGAGGGTTCGGACATGATCGGCGACAGGATTATTACAGGGATTGCACATACCCCGAATGTCACCCAGATCAAGATCCACATTCAAGAAGAAGAAAATAAACCCAAAGCGATCACCAAAATATTTAAGGGGATGGCTTTAGCGGATATTAGTGTCGATTTCATCAGTGTTCAGCCAGAAACTGTCCTGTATACCGTTCGTGATGAGCTGGCAAAGAAAGCCGTCAATATTTTAAAGAATCTGGGCTTTAACCCTGAATCCGCACCAGGATGTGCCAAGATTGCGCTTGTCGGCGGGGGAATTGCCGATGTACCCGGTGTCATGGCCAATATGGCAGAAGCACTTGCTGAGAGCGACATTGAGATTCTTCAGTCCGCTGACTCCCATACCACGATCTGGGTGCTTGTCAGAAAGGAACATATGGTTCCGGCTGTTCAGTCTTTGCACAAAAAATTTGAGCTTGGTATTTGA
- a CDS encoding polysaccharide deacetylase family protein codes for MSFFPLTKIKFKAITLLVVFIGLTLMQSRVVGVSNPNLPVPVDQVQTDNKMIALTINVDWGEAYIPEILDTLDRYQAKATFFVTGKWAAKHPELIQQIAAKGHLLGNHGYSHSHPDNLTVVQNKEELSKTENIIKEATGCKTIYYAPPYGEKGKNGLQAADELGYTTILWTLDTIDWKPESTPELITQRILEPKIRYGVKPEKKGAIVLMHPKENTVKALPNILAGLKSEGFSFVTIEKLITNGLTGNTTP; via the coding sequence GCAATTACCCTGCTGGTTGTGTTTATCGGTCTTACCTTGATGCAAAGCCGAGTCGTTGGAGTCAGCAACCCGAATTTACCTGTTCCGGTCGATCAGGTTCAGACAGATAATAAAATGATTGCGCTTACCATTAATGTCGACTGGGGGGAAGCGTATATCCCGGAAATACTGGATACCCTTGACCGTTATCAGGCCAAGGCAACTTTTTTTGTGACGGGCAAATGGGCCGCCAAACATCCCGAACTCATTCAGCAGATTGCAGCAAAAGGCCATTTGCTTGGGAATCACGGTTATTCCCATTCGCATCCGGACAACCTGACTGTGGTTCAAAATAAAGAAGAGTTAAGCAAGACGGAAAACATAATTAAAGAAGCGACCGGGTGCAAAACAATATACTATGCCCCTCCATATGGGGAAAAAGGAAAAAACGGACTTCAGGCAGCAGATGAGCTGGGCTATACGACCATCCTCTGGACGCTGGATACCATTGACTGGAAGCCGGAGAGCACTCCGGAACTGATTACCCAGAGAATTTTGGAACCTAAAATACGATATGGCGTAAAACCGGAGAAAAAGGGTGCGATTGTGCTGATGCATCCCAAGGAAAATACCGTCAAAGCGTTACCCAATATCTTAGCCGGTTTAAAAAGTGAAGGATTCAGTTTTGTAACAATAGAAAAATTAATAACAAACGGATTAACAGGAAATACTACTCCTTGA
- the dapB gene encoding 4-hydroxy-tetrahydrodipicolinate reductase encodes MDKIRVFVAGACGKVGMETVRTIRLQNDMELAGVSDIQNQGKDIGLVLGQQPFDLQISGQMEIEKLKELQVDILVDFTNPQSVFSNAKTAIKAGVVPVIGATGLDDHEISELEDLSKATGTGVFIAPNFALGAILMMKFAKETAKYFHHVDIVEYHHDQKLDAPSGTALKTADMISEIREPIIQGHPNEYEKIPGARGGDLNGIHIHSIRLPGLIAHQEVIFGGSGQTLTIRHDAYTRETYMPGVILAIRKAYKLTGLVVGLENFLD; translated from the coding sequence TTGGACAAAATACGCGTATTTGTTGCCGGAGCATGTGGCAAAGTGGGCATGGAAACAGTCAGGACAATACGTCTGCAGAACGATATGGAGCTTGCAGGGGTATCAGATATTCAGAATCAAGGAAAGGATATTGGATTAGTCCTTGGACAGCAGCCATTCGACCTACAGATTTCAGGCCAGATGGAAATAGAAAAATTAAAAGAACTGCAAGTAGATATTCTCGTTGATTTTACGAATCCCCAATCAGTATTTTCCAATGCCAAAACTGCAATTAAAGCGGGGGTTGTTCCTGTTATTGGAGCGACTGGGCTGGACGATCATGAAATCAGTGAATTGGAAGATCTGTCCAAAGCGACCGGCACAGGGGTTTTTATTGCACCAAATTTTGCGCTTGGCGCAATACTGATGATGAAGTTTGCGAAAGAAACCGCAAAATACTTTCATCACGTCGATATTGTTGAATATCATCATGATCAGAAGCTGGATGCACCTTCCGGCACTGCTTTGAAAACCGCGGATATGATCTCTGAGATCCGGGAACCAATCATCCAGGGACATCCGAACGAATATGAGAAAATACCTGGTGCGCGGGGCGGAGACCTGAATGGCATTCACATCCATTCCATCCGTTTACCGGGACTGATCGCCCATCAGGAAGTTATTTTTGGAGGATCCGGACAGACGCTTACGATCCGTCATGACGCGTATACACGGGAAACCTACATGCCCGGGGTGATACTGGCCATTCGCAAAGCATATAAGCTGACCGGACTTGTTGTCGGACTGGAGAATTTCCTGGATTAG
- a CDS encoding YlmC/YmxH family sporulation protein, with translation MLLSELSGKEIINLHDGAKLGSIGESDIKISPEGKIEAIIIDSRAGYGRFFNKNSEKEGGYVVVPWKAIKKVGSEVIIVDIDM, from the coding sequence ATGCTTTTAAGTGAACTGTCAGGAAAAGAGATTATTAATCTTCATGATGGCGCGAAGCTCGGTTCAATTGGCGAGAGTGATATTAAAATTAGCCCCGAAGGAAAAATCGAGGCAATCATCATCGATTCAAGAGCGGGATACGGAAGGTTTTTTAATAAGAACAGTGAAAAAGAAGGCGGGTATGTGGTCGTCCCTTGGAAAGCCATTAAAAAAGTAGGCAGTGAAGTGATCATCGTAGATATCGATATGTAG
- a CDS encoding OFA family MFS transporter — protein MNRVRQGWTVTLAGTGINLALGVLYTWSVFAAALIEQAHWTKTAASVPYMVACAVFALMMVPGGYLQDRYGPRWIAAFGGIMAGSGLILSSFTHSLTMLIVTFGLIAGMGIGLGYSAATPAAVKWFPPEKKGLISGVVVAGFGLASLYIAPLTNALLRKFGIENTFRIEGILFLLIIVLLAQVLTVPSTLSGQSQSSTASPSAATASTGGLNWRQMLIRREFYLLWVMYAAGASAGLMIISQLSSIAKTQAGISWGYAMVALLAVFNASGRVIAGWLSDKIGRSWSMRIFFLIQALNMLAFSTYNTPALIALGAAIAGLGYGSLLSLFPSATYDYFGTKHAGVNYGFVFTAWGVGGVFGPLMAARIADATKSYSLAFTISCILCLLAVFLTFFLKRPKRLGQ, from the coding sequence ATGAACAGAGTGAGACAAGGTTGGACAGTTACTTTGGCCGGAACCGGCATTAATTTGGCTCTTGGCGTTCTGTATACCTGGAGCGTTTTTGCAGCTGCCCTGATTGAGCAGGCTCACTGGACTAAAACTGCGGCTTCTGTTCCGTATATGGTCGCTTGCGCAGTGTTTGCCTTGATGATGGTTCCCGGCGGATATCTTCAAGACCGGTACGGCCCCCGCTGGATTGCTGCCTTTGGCGGAATCATGGCAGGCAGTGGTTTAATCCTGAGCAGCTTTACGCACTCACTGACCATGCTGATCGTTACTTTCGGTTTAATTGCCGGGATGGGGATCGGGCTCGGATACTCGGCTGCGACACCTGCCGCAGTCAAATGGTTTCCCCCAGAGAAAAAAGGTCTGATCTCGGGTGTCGTTGTTGCCGGCTTTGGTTTGGCTTCTCTTTATATCGCACCATTAACCAATGCTTTACTCAGAAAGTTTGGCATAGAGAACACCTTCCGTATTGAAGGGATCCTGTTCTTACTGATTATTGTTTTGCTTGCCCAGGTACTGACTGTCCCTTCCACTCTAAGCGGTCAATCTCAGAGCAGCACGGCTTCCCCTTCAGCGGCTACTGCCTCGACAGGAGGCCTAAACTGGCGGCAAATGCTTATAAGACGGGAATTCTATCTGCTTTGGGTGATGTATGCGGCAGGAGCCAGCGCCGGGCTGATGATTATCAGCCAGCTTTCTTCAATTGCCAAAACGCAGGCCGGTATTTCCTGGGGGTACGCGATGGTCGCTTTGCTGGCCGTTTTTAATGCCTCCGGCAGGGTTATTGCCGGCTGGCTCTCCGATAAAATCGGGCGTTCTTGGTCGATGCGTATTTTCTTCCTGATCCAGGCGCTCAACATGCTTGCTTTCAGCACTTACAATACTCCGGCATTAATTGCGTTGGGTGCAGCGATTGCAGGATTAGGCTACGGTTCTTTGCTTTCGCTCTTCCCATCAGCAACCTATGATTATTTCGGCACAAAACATGCCGGTGTGAATTACGGTTTTGTCTTTACTGCCTGGGGCGTCGGAGGTGTCTTTGGCCCCCTGATGGCCGCTCGAATTGCTGATGCCACGAAAAGCTATTCGCTTGCGTTTACCATTTCGTGTATCCTATGTTTGTTAGCAGTCTTTTTAACTTTCTTTTTGAAAAGGCCGAAAAGACTTGGACAATAA
- the dpsA gene encoding dipicolinate synthase subunit DpsA, with amino-acid sequence MNAVLEGVRLAVIGGDDREIFLVPELQKCGAKIIGLGLEKSPLGDSIEHAKSFTEVIAKADALILPMFGTDARGLIKAKYSSYPIILNNEVLESIPPGVPLFIGWARPALISAAQKMNIDLVEIANRDEIVILNSIPSAEGAVQMAMEATNITLHGSESFVLGFGRCGMTLVNLLKGMGARVTCVARKPADLARASEMGVHVASFADLEKEISRAEIVFNTVPALVLGKEVLNKMSQDTVIIDIASIPGGTDFEYAQMLGIRAQLAPGLPGIVAPRTAGKMLAKLYPSLILEHLVPAADAATAAAVRKGVPKNEI; translated from the coding sequence ATGAATGCGGTACTTGAAGGAGTTCGCCTGGCAGTAATCGGCGGGGATGACAGAGAAATATTTCTTGTCCCTGAGCTGCAAAAGTGTGGTGCGAAGATCATCGGGCTCGGTCTGGAAAAGTCTCCGCTTGGAGACAGCATTGAACATGCCAAATCTTTTACCGAGGTTATTGCTAAAGCAGATGCGCTTATCTTGCCAATGTTTGGTACAGATGCACGGGGCCTGATCAAGGCAAAGTATTCCAGCTACCCGATCATCTTGAATAATGAAGTTCTGGAATCGATTCCACCCGGTGTTCCACTGTTTATAGGCTGGGCCCGTCCTGCTCTGATCAGTGCAGCCCAGAAGATGAACATAGACCTTGTAGAAATTGCCAACCGTGATGAGATTGTCATCTTGAATTCGATACCTTCAGCCGAGGGGGCGGTTCAGATGGCAATGGAGGCTACCAATATCACCCTTCACGGTAGTGAAAGCTTTGTTTTAGGGTTTGGCCGCTGCGGCATGACGCTGGTCAATTTGTTGAAGGGAATGGGAGCTAGGGTTACATGCGTTGCCCGTAAGCCGGCAGATTTGGCCCGGGCATCAGAAATGGGCGTGCATGTTGCCAGTTTTGCTGATCTTGAGAAGGAAATCAGCAGGGCGGAAATCGTATTCAACACTGTGCCTGCTCTGGTTCTCGGCAAAGAAGTCTTAAACAAAATGTCTCAGGATACCGTCATTATTGATATCGCCTCTATTCCGGGGGGAACAGACTTTGAATATGCTCAGATGCTTGGCATTAGGGCGCAGCTTGCCCCTGGCCTCCCAGGCATTGTGGCACCCAGAACCGCCGGAAAAATGCTGGCAAAACTTTATCCATCTCTGATTCTTGAGCACCTTGTACCTGCTGCAGATGCAGCCACTGCAGCTGCAGTCCGGAAGGGGGTGCCCAAAAATGAGATTTGA
- a CDS encoding aspartate-semialdehyde dehydrogenase, translating to MPNIAIVGATGVVGQEFLKILAERKFPVNELRLLATKRSSGSRIPWQGKEIEVQETTNQSFQGIDIALFAGGSASTEYAPAAVRSGAVVIDNSSAFRLNPDVPLVVPEVNPEDVKWHKGIIANPNCSTIIMVVALKPLEALSPIKRIVVSTYQAVSGAGKEGIIELEEQVKSWSNGEKITDIDTFPYQIAFNLIPRIDVFQEGDYTKEEWKMVKETQKIFHRDDLRITATCVRVPVFRSHCESINIETEKKITINQAKAALAQAPGVILKDDSAKDIYPMPLDSSNRDEVLVGRIREDQTIDQGINLWIAGDQIRKGAATNAVQIAELLL from the coding sequence ATGCCGAATATTGCAATTGTCGGGGCAACGGGTGTCGTTGGTCAGGAATTTCTGAAAATTCTTGCTGAACGGAAGTTCCCGGTGAATGAGCTTCGCTTGCTTGCGACGAAAAGATCAAGCGGGTCACGGATTCCCTGGCAGGGAAAAGAAATAGAAGTACAAGAAACAACGAATCAGAGCTTTCAAGGCATTGATATCGCCTTATTTGCGGGCGGTTCCGCCAGTACGGAGTATGCGCCGGCCGCAGTCAGGAGCGGGGCAGTCGTCATTGACAACAGCAGTGCTTTTCGGCTAAATCCGGATGTTCCTCTGGTTGTGCCTGAAGTCAACCCCGAAGATGTCAAATGGCATAAAGGAATTATTGCCAATCCGAACTGTTCCACGATTATCATGGTCGTGGCACTGAAACCGCTCGAAGCGCTTTCGCCAATCAAACGCATTGTGGTATCCACGTATCAGGCAGTTTCCGGCGCGGGCAAAGAAGGAATTATTGAACTGGAGGAACAAGTGAAGTCGTGGAGTAACGGGGAAAAGATCACGGATATCGATACCTTCCCATATCAGATCGCCTTTAACCTGATACCCAGAATTGATGTATTTCAGGAGGGTGACTATACAAAGGAAGAATGGAAAATGGTCAAGGAAACCCAAAAAATCTTCCACAGGGATGATTTGCGTATTACGGCTACCTGTGTCCGTGTTCCAGTCTTTCGTTCCCACTGTGAATCCATCAATATTGAGACTGAGAAAAAAATCACGATTAATCAGGCCAAGGCTGCGCTTGCCCAGGCTCCCGGCGTAATCTTAAAAGACGATTCGGCGAAAGATATTTATCCGATGCCGCTCGATAGCTCGAACAGGGATGAAGTTCTGGTCGGAAGAATCCGGGAAGATCAAACCATTGATCAGGGGATTAATCTCTGGATCGCAGGTGATCAGATTCGCAAAGGTGCAGCGACAAATGCAGTCCAGATTGCAGAATTGCTGTTATAA
- the dut gene encoding dUTP diphosphatase, producing the protein MLEERIRVKIKKISDGDADRSNVPFYATTGAAGADLFASLDQDMVVRPGERVRVPTGIAIELPDPQVAAFVFARSGLADKKGLALSNGVGVIDSDFRGEIKVLMINLGNEDVVVSNGDRIAQIAFMPVCRAIFTEVDDLGDTLRGEGGFGSTGL; encoded by the coding sequence ATGCTGGAAGAGAGGATCCGAGTCAAGATAAAGAAGATTTCGGACGGAGATGCGGATAGATCCAATGTACCTTTTTATGCAACGACAGGAGCCGCAGGCGCAGACCTGTTTGCTTCCCTGGACCAGGACATGGTTGTGAGGCCAGGGGAAAGGGTCCGTGTTCCTACCGGAATAGCCATAGAGCTGCCAGACCCGCAGGTGGCAGCATTTGTGTTTGCACGCAGCGGTCTGGCAGATAAAAAAGGGCTTGCTTTAAGCAACGGGGTTGGTGTGATTGATTCGGATTTCCGAGGAGAAATCAAAGTACTGATGATCAATCTCGGAAATGAAGACGTTGTCGTCAGCAATGGTGATCGCATTGCCCAGATTGCGTTTATGCCTGTTTGCCGGGCCATTTTTACAGAGGTTGACGATCTGGGTGACACGCTTAGGGGCGAAGGTGGATTTGGATCGACTGGCTTATAG
- a CDS encoding dipicolinate synthase subunit B has protein sequence MRFEKLHIGFALTGSHCTLGRVMGVIRQLVEEGADITPIVSESVNTVDTRFGKAAYWKSSLKEITGKDPIRTIPEAEPIGPGKLFDCIVIAPCTGNTLAKLANGITDTPVLMATKAHLRNLGPVVIAISTNDGLGVNAKNIGALLLAKNIYLVPFGQDSPLKKTNSLVAQMDKIPDTILLACQGKQIEPLLVEITSYE, from the coding sequence ATGAGATTTGAAAAGTTGCACATCGGTTTTGCGCTGACCGGTTCCCATTGTACCCTTGGCCGTGTCATGGGGGTGATCAGGCAGCTTGTCGAAGAAGGAGCAGATATAACGCCGATTGTTTCGGAGTCCGTTAATACAGTGGATACGAGATTTGGAAAAGCAGCGTACTGGAAATCCAGTCTGAAAGAGATTACCGGGAAAGACCCGATCAGAACTATCCCGGAAGCAGAACCAATCGGTCCGGGCAAGCTTTTTGACTGTATAGTTATTGCGCCCTGTACCGGGAATACACTTGCCAAACTCGCCAACGGTATCACCGATACACCCGTCTTAATGGCTACCAAAGCGCATTTGCGCAACTTAGGTCCTGTGGTAATCGCTATATCCACAAATGACGGGTTAGGGGTTAACGCCAAGAATATCGGAGCCTTACTCTTAGCCAAGAATATCTACCTGGTGCCTTTTGGTCAGGACAGCCCGCTCAAAAAAACCAATTCACTAGTTGCCCAGATGGATAAAATACCGGACACAATACTGCTGGCCTGCCAGGGAAAACAAATTGAACCGCTCCTGGTAGAAATTACTTCTTATGAGTAG
- a CDS encoding D-alanyl-D-alanine carboxypeptidase, producing MVQLKKKFLGIILSLLTMILTAGSPLYAQNTRLSGEMIVETSNLSSGKWTLPYVTAHSAVLLDAETGELLYDRDGNVQRPPASTTKIMTAILALELTEPEEITTVSEKAGNVGESSIYLDKGDKIKIGELLEGALLSSGNDACVALAENTAGSQDEFIRLMNQKAASLGAYNTNFVNPNGLPDPNHYSTAFDLALITRYAMNNPQFAEIVSQKYSVINFEEPRKSQNAKNTNKLLWNYPLADGVKTGTTNAAGKCLVASASKDGRRLICVVLNAPDRFGDAQRLLQWGFDYTGIIEIGKKGDVAGNFPISDTEIPLVLGEDIRLCLEKDTIKGLKMQINRRTEIDYPIKEGEILGYYQIYAEDKLLKEVPLLAQHDGENPGNLPGRVRIFVDDLLDFFAKKG from the coding sequence GTGGTACAATTGAAAAAAAAATTCTTGGGCATAATTCTGAGTCTGCTGACCATGATACTGACAGCAGGCAGTCCTCTATATGCCCAAAATACCAGGTTATCCGGAGAAATGATCGTAGAGACGTCCAATTTATCCAGCGGAAAGTGGACGCTTCCATATGTAACAGCGCATTCGGCAGTGCTGCTTGATGCGGAAACAGGAGAGCTGCTATATGACAGAGATGGGAATGTCCAACGGCCGCCCGCCAGCACCACCAAGATTATGACTGCAATCCTGGCTCTGGAGCTGACAGAACCTGAGGAGATAACCACGGTCAGTGAGAAAGCCGGCAATGTTGGGGAATCTTCTATCTATCTGGACAAGGGAGACAAGATTAAGATTGGAGAATTGCTGGAAGGGGCGCTCTTAAGCTCCGGCAATGATGCGTGTGTCGCGCTCGCTGAAAATACCGCGGGAAGCCAGGATGAGTTCATCCGGCTGATGAATCAGAAAGCAGCCTCGCTGGGCGCTTATAACACAAACTTTGTCAATCCAAACGGTCTTCCCGATCCAAATCATTATTCCACGGCGTTTGACCTGGCTCTCATCACCAGATATGCGATGAATAACCCTCAATTTGCCGAAATCGTAAGCCAAAAATATTCAGTTATTAACTTTGAGGAACCGCGTAAGTCTCAAAATGCCAAAAACACCAATAAACTTCTGTGGAATTACCCTTTGGCGGACGGTGTAAAAACGGGAACGACCAACGCAGCTGGGAAATGCCTAGTCGCTTCAGCCAGTAAAGACGGACGGAGACTGATCTGCGTTGTGCTGAATGCCCCGGATCGTTTCGGAGATGCCCAAAGACTTCTGCAATGGGGCTTTGATTATACCGGAATCATTGAAATCGGAAAAAAAGGGGACGTTGCAGGCAACTTTCCGATTTCAGATACGGAAATTCCTCTGGTTCTAGGCGAAGATATCCGGCTCTGTCTTGAAAAAGACACGATCAAAGGCCTTAAAATGCAGATAAACCGAAGGACGGAAATTGACTATCCAATTAAAGAAGGAGAAATTCTGGGTTATTATCAAATTTATGCAGAGGACAAGCTTCTTAAAGAAGTACCGCTCCTGGCACAGCATGATGGGGAAAACCCAGGTAATCTTCCCGGAAGAGTCCGAATCTTTGTGGACGATTTACTGGATTTCTTTGCTAAGAAAGGATAA